In Sphaeramia orbicularis chromosome 12, fSphaOr1.1, whole genome shotgun sequence, the following proteins share a genomic window:
- the LOC115430046 gene encoding heat shock protein 30-like codes for MLCSHGWRSGLSPLLDVHWPVLSLRPQVTPLLYQQDLLLTNLQQLCSRLELMESLQHKTLEQTEPFQTSVALQPLSYQLTTDGRRFGLSLDTGGFSPEELSVRQVGRKLRVSGKTEKKQEDAKGCSSYRRQEFRQELDLPEGVKPETLSCYLGPDGKLHIQADKAPCVEEAEREVPINRSSEEKTQTEGGSSTQSHNSTQDATHTMD; via the coding sequence ATGCTGTGCTCTCATGGGTGGCGGTCTGGTCTCAGTCCACTCCTGGACGTCCACTGGCCTGTACTCAGTCTGCGTCCACAGGTCACACCTCTGCTCTACCAGCAGGATCTACTGCTCACAAACCTACAGCAGCTGTGCAGTCGTCTGGAGTTGATGGAGTCACTTCAACACAAGACCCTGGAGCAGACGGAGCCTTTCCAGACCAGCGTGGCCCTCCAACCGCTCTCCTACCAGCTGACCACAGATGGACGGCGCTTTGGCCTGAGCCTGGACACTGGAGGCTTTTCCCCagaggagctgtctgtcaggcaGGTGGGCAGGAAGCTGAGAGTCAGCGGGAAGACGGAGAAGAAGCAGGAGGACGCCAAAGGCTGCTCCTCTTACAGACGCCAGGAGTTCAGACAGGAGCTGGATCTGCCTGAAGGGGTGAAGCCTGAAACCCTCAGCTGCTACCTGGGTCCAGATGGGAAGCTCCACATCCAGGCAGACAAAGCTCCATGTGTTGAGGAGGCTGAGAGAGAAGTGCCCATCAACAGGAGCTCAGAGGAGAAAACCCAGACAGAAGGAGGCAGCAGCACCCAGAGCCACAACAGCACACAGGACGCAACACACACCATGGACTGA